The Centroberyx gerrardi isolate f3 chromosome 12, fCenGer3.hap1.cur.20231027, whole genome shotgun sequence genome has a window encoding:
- the LOC139917953 gene encoding uncharacterized protein LOC139917953, with product MLKILFSELHHILIWKKCGTLWIFLCFTLSGIQSLVTVHQPPVLVASLSHDVTMQCELTASPEDKMTTIPVLYWEFLKSDEPGVWPKLWPAAQQYKGRVERLDNNLKSSNKSIRFKNIQWEDSGPYQCKLSITTEISGSERKKGKGTKLMVYDTMFFSTAENFTQLHCAVNVSWDPGFVLSVSLGGFNQSRVSAPRENVPALPYITLSGTFPLGNRGGYECQLHLNGTQITKKSFHYNLPEPDELKVYPEPWLLYAAIVLVPFTVLLVLITALLIYRR from the exons ATGCTTAAGATCCTTTTTTCTGAGTTGCATCACATCTTAATCTGGAAGAAATGTGGAACACTGTGGATTTTTCTCTGCTTCACACTCTCAG GTATTCAGTCCCTCGTCACAGTTCACCAGCCTCCTGTGCTTGTGGCATCTCTGTCTCATGATGTCACCATGCAGTGTGAGCTCACCGCCTCCCCCGAGGATAAGATGACCACCATCCCAGTCCTGTACTGGGAGTTTTTAAAATCTGACGAGCCCGGAGTGTGGCCCAAACTGTGGCCCGCCGCACAACAGTATAAGGGACGTGTGGAACGGCTGGATAATAACCTAAAATCCTCAAACAAGTCCATACGTTTCAAGAATATCCAGTGGGAGGACAGCGGGCCGTACCAGTGTAAACTCTCCATCACCACAGAGATCAGTGGAAgcgagaggaagaaagggaagggcACCAAACTGATGGTTTATG ACACCATGTTCTTCAGCACCGCAGAGAACTTCACCCAGCTCCACTGTGCTGTAAACGTCTCCTGGGATCCGGGTTTCGTTCTGTCTGTTTCCCTCGGTGGATTCAACCAAAGTCGTGTTTCTGCCCCGAGAGAAAACGTCCCAGCTCTGCCCTACATTACCCTCTCTGGGACCTTTCCTCTGGGGAACAGAGGAGGGTATGAATGTCAGCTCCACCTGAATGGCACTCAGATAACCAAAAAGAGCTTCCACTACAACCTGCCTG AGCCAGATGAGCTGAAGGTGTATCCAGAGCCGTGGCTCCTGTACGCAGCGATCGTCCTGGTCCCCTTCACTGTTCTCCTGGTCCTGATCACCGCCCTGCTGATATACAGGCGCTGA